The Peribacillus sp. FSL P2-0133 genome has a segment encoding these proteins:
- the nadC gene encoding carboxylating nicotinate-nucleotide diphosphorylase, with product MNILKLKQMLQQFLMEDIGECDVTSDTIFDQGEQGTLTFIAKEGGVFSGGDVIKTGFALLDEQIEVFLFVQDGEVFEEGQQLAKMTGDMASLLKGERVVLNLVQRMSGIATQAHKAAMILEGTKTRACDTRKTTPGLRMLEKYAVRSGGAFNHRYGLYDAVMIKDNHISFAGSITKAVQTVKSKLGHTTKVEVETESPQQVLEAVEAGADIIMFDNRSPEEIKQLIKLVPAHIITEASGGIHLDNLASYRETGVDYISLGSLTHSVRALDISAKVKEQEGILK from the coding sequence ATGAATATATTGAAGCTTAAGCAGATGCTGCAACAATTTTTAATGGAAGATATAGGGGAATGCGATGTAACGAGTGATACGATTTTTGATCAAGGTGAACAAGGAACTTTGACATTCATCGCAAAAGAAGGCGGGGTCTTTAGTGGAGGGGACGTCATCAAGACGGGATTTGCATTGTTGGATGAGCAAATCGAGGTTTTCCTTTTTGTTCAAGATGGCGAAGTTTTCGAAGAAGGACAGCAGCTTGCGAAAATGACCGGCGATATGGCCTCCCTTTTAAAAGGGGAACGGGTCGTTTTGAATCTAGTGCAGCGTATGTCTGGCATTGCGACACAGGCTCATAAAGCTGCCATGATTTTAGAGGGGACGAAGACGAGAGCATGTGATACGAGGAAAACTACGCCAGGCCTGCGGATGCTTGAAAAATATGCGGTCCGTTCCGGCGGGGCATTCAATCACCGATATGGTCTGTATGATGCAGTCATGATAAAGGACAACCATATTTCTTTCGCTGGGTCCATAACGAAAGCGGTTCAAACGGTAAAATCCAAACTGGGACATACCACTAAAGTTGAGGTGGAAACGGAATCACCACAACAGGTGCTTGAAGCTGTGGAAGCCGGTGCAGATATCATCATGTTCGATAACCGGAGCCCCGAAGAAATCAAGCAACTGATTAAATTGGTTCCCGCCCACATCATAACTGAAGCTTCTGGAGGGATCCATTTAGACAATCTAGCCTCATATCGGGAAACAGGGGTAGATTATATTTCGTTGGGCAGCTTGACGCACAGTGTCAGAGCACTTGATATTAGCGCAAAGGTCAAAGAGCAGGAGGGGATATTGAAATGA